GGAACCGGCGCGGCGTTTCATCTCCCAGCGTGTAAGGATCGCCGCGAATCGCGATCCGCAGATTCGCTGGACGCGCCTTGTCCGCCACTCCGTGCAGGAACGGATACGGTTCCCCCACCGCGGCCTCCGCCGCCATCGCCTCCGCGCGCAGCCCCTGCAATTTGAGCCGCTCTTCCACGCTCAGAAACGGCGCCAGCTCCGCCTCGGCCGGACGCAGCACGCCGCCGTCGCGAAACAGATCCTGCCAGAACATGTACCGGTCGCGATCCATCGCGCGAACCACCACGTCACATCCCGGACAGAACTCGTCGTAGGTTTCGTACCCGTTCGGGAGCCGCGTTTTCGCGGCGTTCTTCGGCGGCCGTGATCGCTCCACGGCGATTCTCTTCTCCTCGTCGATCCCCGCCTTTTCGGTCTTCACCGCACGCGCCAAACGCGCCAGCTCCGCCGGATCGTGCGCCAGTTTCGGCAGGAACGGGTGCTCGAATTCCTTTCGTTCGAGATACCGGCGCCACCGTGCCGCCACGTTTTCATCCGGTCCGCCCGTTCCGCTCAGGTACCGTTCAATCTGCGCGGTGAGAATCGCCTCAACGCGATCCTGCCCCTTCTTCACATAGTCCCGCACGGCCTCCTTGGCCAGCGTCACCGCGTGCACGCGTTCCTCGTGCTGCTTCACCGCCTCCGGCCCCACCAGCGGCGCTTCGCTGTACTCGGTGCTCCCGAAGATACCTGCCAGCCCGTAGTAGTCGCGTGTCGTGATCGGGTCGAACTTGTGATCGTGGCAGCGCGAGCATGCCACGGTGAGACCGAGGAAGCCGCGCGTCACCACGTCCACGCGATCGTGCCGCTCGTCGGCGCGCGCCTGCGGCGGCGGCGACACCGTGTACTGCCACGGCCCCAGTCCCAGGAATCCCAGCGCCGGACGCAAATCCATCCCGTAATCGCCTTCCATCTGGTCCGCCGCCAACTGCGCCTGCACGAAAACGTCGTAAGGAAGATCGCGGTTGAACGCCTCCACCACCCAATCGCGATATCGCCATGCGTTCGGATACTTCTCCTGGCTCAGCCCGAGCACGTCATCTTCGCCATACCGCGCCACGTCCAGCCAATACCGTCCCCACCGTTCGCCGAAGTGCGGCGATGCCAGCAGCCGGTCCACCTCCGCCGCAGTGTCGCCGCTGCTTTCGTAGCGCGCCGTATCGGCCGGTGTAGGTGGAAGCCCCGTCAAATCGATCGACAGGCGGCGCAATAAGGTACGCCGGTCCGCGGGAGGCGCCGGCGGAATGCCTTCCCGCTGCAAACGCGTGAGGATGAACGAATCCACCAAGGTCCGTGCCCGTGCCATGTTTTGCGGCGGCGCTACGGGAAGTCCTCGAAACGCCCACCAGTCGCGCTGCTCTTCGGTGATCTTCCCCGTCGCGCGCACCAGTTCCTTCTTCGGCCACGGCGCACCCAGCTTCACCCACTCTTCCAGGTTCGCGACATCGCTCGCCGCCAGCGCTTCCCCCGGCGGCATCTTCAGCTCGCCGGAACGGCGGACCGCCCGCACGAACAAACTCCCGTCGGGATCGGACGGAACCAGAGCCGGACCGTGCCTCCCGCCCGCCAGAAAACCTTCGCGTGAATCCAGCCGCAAACCGGACACCTTCGCGTCGCCATGGCACCCGATACACCGCGCCGCCAGCATCGGCCGAATCTTCTCCTCGAAGAACACAGCGGGATCGGCAGCGGCGAAAGCAAGGAGAACCGGGGCGAGCATCCTGCTACAAAGTATATTTGACCCTCCCGATCGATGCCGTCATCGGCAACGTCCAAACCGCTCTCCGCAATGGCCCGTGCGTCGTTGTCGAAGCTCCGCCCGGCGCCGGCAAGACCACTCGTGTTCCCCCGGCGCTCCTCGAGTTCGGCGGAGTTGTCGTGCTCGAGCCCCGCCGCCTGGCCGCCCGTCTGGCCGCCCGCCGTGTTGCCGCCGAAATGGGCGAACGCGTCGGCGCCACCGTTGGCTATCAGGTGCGTTTCGAAGACGTCAGCACACCCTCCACCCGTCTCCGCTTCCTCACCGAAGGCGTCCTCACCCGCCGTATGATTTCGGACCCGGCCCTTCGCGGCGTGGGCGTCGTCGTGCTCGACGAGTTCCACGAACGCCACCTTGATGGCGACCTCGCCCTCGCCCTTCTCCGCCGCCTGCAATCGAAGCGCGGTCTCAAACTCGCCGTCATGTCGGCCACGCTCGATGGCGCCGCCGTGGCGCGCTACCTCGGCGATTGCCCCGTAGTCCGTTCCGAAGGGCGACTCCATCCCATCGACATCCGCTACCGTCCCCACTCCCCGGCTCCGCTCGAAGAGCAGATCCGCGAAGCTCTGGACTCGCTTGCTTCCGAAGGCCTCAGCGGCGACGTGCTCATCTTCCTCCCGGGCGCCGCCGAGATCCGCCGCGCCATCCGCGCCTGCGAGCCGCTCGGCCATAAGCACGGCATCGACCTCGCAGCGCTCCATGGCGACCTCTCCCCGGAAGAACAGGACCGCGCCGTTTCCACCGGGCCGCGCCGCAAGGCGATCTTCTCCACCAACGTCGCCGAAAGTTCGGTGACCATCGAAGGCGTCACCGCCGTCATCGACTCCGGCCTTGCCCGCCTCGCCCGCGACAACCCGTTCAGCGGCATCGCCGCTCTTGAGGTCGCCCGCATCAGCAAGTCCTCCTGCGAGCAGCGCGCCGGCCGCGCCGGCCGTGTCGCGCCCGGAAAAGTGATCCGCCTGTATCCGCTCGAAGACTTCGTGCGCCGCCCCGCCGCGGACACGCCGGAGATCGCGCGGCGCGAACTCTCCGGTCTCCTCCTCGATCTGCTCTCCATGGGCCATCCAGTCGACGGCCTGCCCTGGTTCGAGGCTCCGCCGGCCGCCTCCGTCGACGTCGCTCGCCAACTGCTGGACCGTCTCGGCGCTCCCGCGCGCCATCGCGACCTTGCCCGTTTCCCCGCCCATCCACGCATTGCGACGCTGCTGCTCGACGGCGGCCGCGACGCCGTGCCCCTTGCCGCCGCGCTCTCCGGTGGCGACCGGCTGGAAACCATCGACGCCCTCGCGATCGCGGACCGCGACCTCTCCCCCGGCGCCCGCCGCCTCGCCGACCAGTTCCGGCGCCTCGCTCCCCGCGACGCCGCCCTTGATGTACCCCACGCGGTTCTCCGTGCTTTCCCGGATCGCGTCGCCCGCCGCCGCGATGGCAATGAGATCCTCCTCTGCGGAGGCGGATCCGCCACGCTCCAACGAGACCTCCATGCCAAGCAGCGTTTCCTCGTCGCCCTCGACGTCGAAGAGCGGCGCGAGCGCGGGCTCCCGCAAGTCCGCCTCGCGATGCCCATCGAACCCGACTGGCTTCTCGATCTCTTCCCCCACCGCGTCGCGGAAAGCGAAGGCGCAGAATGGAACCGCACCGCCGAGCGCGTCGAATCCGTGAGCCAGCTCCGCTACGAACGCCTCGTCATTGAAGAATGGCGTAGCGGAGCCGTCGATCCGGAAGCTGCCGCCGCCCTGCTTGCCCACAAGGCCGTCGAGGCAGGAATCGAACGGTTCGTCGACGTCGAAGCGCTCGAAGCCTTTCTGGCCCGCCGTCACTTCGCCGCCCAACACGCCGGCATCCCGGAACCCTCCGTGGAAGAAGCACTCCGCGGCGCCTGTATCGGCCTTCGCAGTTTCGCCGAGCTCAAACAAACCGACCTCATCGACGCCATGGAGGTCGCCCTCACCCACGAAGAACGCCGCGTGCTCGACGAAGTCGCGCCGGACCGCATCCGCCTTCCCAGCGGCCGCAACGCGCGCATTCACTACGCGCGCGACAAGGGTCCGTGGGTCGCCTCGCGCCTTCAGGATTTCTTCGGCCTTCGCGAAACGCCTGCTGTCGCCCGAGGCGCGGTGCCGCTCGTGGTCCACCTGCTCGCGCCCAACCAACGTCCGGTGCAAACCACCACCGATCTCGCCGGCTTCTGGCAGCGCCTTTACCCTACCGTCCGTCGTGAACTGATGCGCCGCTACCCGAAGCACGCCTGGCCGGAAAACGTGTGAAGATCGGAGGATGCGCGTCGCACTTCTCGCCTTGCTTGCACTCCCGGTTGTCGCCCAGCGCGATGGGTGGACCAAGCCCTTTCCGGCTTACACCATCGCCGGCAACCTCCACTACGTCGGCACCGAAGACCTCGCCTGCTTCCTGATCACCACGCCGCAAGGCCACATTCTGATCAACACCGGTGTCGACGGCTCCGTGCCGATGATCCGCGAATCGATGAGCAAACTCGGTTTCAAGATGGAGGACATCAAGATCCTCCTCACCATGCAGGCGCACTACGATCACACCGCCGGGCTCGCCGGGATCGCGAAAATCAGCGGCGCGAAGATGTACGCCACCGCCGCCGACGCGCCCATCCTCGAAGACGGCGGCTTCAGCGATCCAGCCTTCGGCGGCAAGCGCAGTTTCGAGCCCATCTCGGTGGCGCGCAAGCTCAAGGACGGCGACCTGATCAAGCTCGGCGGAACCACGCTCAAAACAATCCTCATGCCCGGCCATACCAAGGGCAGCGTCGGCTACTCGCTCGACGTGGCCGCCGCCGGGAAGAAGGAACCGATCCTGATCGTCAACCTGCCTTCGGTAGTGATGCCGCTGGTGGGAAACAAGGGCTATCCAAACATCGTCGCCGACTACCGCCATACCTTCGAGATGCTCAAGAAGTTGCACCCGGGCATCTGGGTGGCCGGGCACGGCTCTCAGTACGACATGGCCGCCAAGCACAAGGCTGGCTCCTTCGTCGACCCCGAGGGCTACGCGAAGGCCGTTGCCCGGATGGAGCAGTTGTTCGAAGAGCGCCTGGCCAGGGAAAGCGGCAGGTAGCTATCCGAGGATCCGCTCCAGGATCTCGACGATCTCGAACACCGCCCGGTTCTCGATCTGCGCCGCTCGCGTCCGGTAATCATCCAGCACTCCCGGGGCCAGCAGTTCGCGCACGGCCGGCGCCACATCGTCCCACTCCCGCACCACCATCCCGAGGCGATTCTCAACCAGCCAATCGGCGTTGTAGCGCTCCTGCGGCAGCGTGGACCGGTTCTTATCCACGACTACCGGAAGCCGCATCGCCAGCGCCTCCGTGATGCTGCCCGGCCCCGGCTTGCCGATCAGAAAATCCGACATCTGCATGAACCGCGGGACGTCCCTGGTGAACCCCTGCACATGCGCCGGAACCGGCAGCCGCAACTCCCGCAGCGCCGCGCCGATCTTTTCATTGCGCCCGTACATCAGGATCAATTGCAGCGGCAACCCCGAATCGCCTAGCCGCCGCGCGATGTCGATCATCGCCCGCGACCCTTCGCCGCCGAACAGCACCAGCGCCGTCGCCCGGTCTGTCTCCAACCCCAGCGCCTGCCGCTCCGCCGCGCGATCGATCGGCGGAACGTCGTAGAAGCTCGGTCTGAGGATCATGCCCGAAACGCGAAACACCCGCTCCGGCGCGAGGCCGTAGGATCGCGCCTGTTCCACCGCCTTCTCCGTTCCGCAAATCACGAACTGCTCCTGCCGCTCGAGCCACACCCGAGGCGGGATGTCGGCAAAGTCGGTCAGGATCGTTACAAATGGCGAACGCACCGATCGTGCCACCGCCTGGCAGAGCGACCGGTTGAAGTGTGGGATCAACGACACCACCAGGCGCGGCGGATCCTTCCGAAAGAACGCGGCAAGCATTCGCACCTGAATCGGCCGCAGCAGCCAGATGAACAGGTGCATCACTGGCATCAGATATGGCGCCGCCGCCGTCCAGCCCTTCTTCAGCAAGAGGTTGTAAATGTCCTCGACGCCGTAGCCCGACGCCTTGCGGAACACGTCGATCGTCCCGAGAACGTGATCCAGATTCACCAGCCGGACATCCCACGGCTTCCCCTGGCTTTCAATGACAGTCTTGAGAGCAGTAGCCGCGCTCTTGTGGCCGCCGCCGGCTTCCACATAGAAAAGATCGATCCGCGTGGGTGACGATCCGGATGACGAGATCAAGAATCCTATTCTAGCCAGCCCGCCGGCTACGCGATGAAGTCCGGATTGATCTCCACACCCAACCCCGGGCCTTGGGGCAACGGGACGGTCCCGTCCTGGCCGGGCTTCGGCGCAATCGCAAAGATCGCGAACCGGTGCTCGTACGACCCCACCGGCGGATCGTGCAGCACTTCCCAAAGCGGCGCATGCGGCCACGACGCCGTCAGGTGCAGTGTCGCGATCGTCCCGATGTTGCCGCCTGCATGATGCGGCACGATGCGCTTGGAGAACGCCTCCGCCAGCGCGCCGATCTTCCGAAGGCCAGTAATCCCCTCGGTCACAAGCGGCTCCGGCTGCAGCAGATCGTACACGCCGAGTTCGCACATCTGCCGGAACTCGTGAAAGCCGCGATTGTTCTCGCCACCGGCGATCGGCATCGTCACCTGCCGGTTCAATTCGGCGATCTGCGCGAACTCATACCGCGGCAGCGGCTCCTCCAGCCAATAAACGCCCAGTTTCTCCAACTCGCGCGCCGTCTCGAGAGCGCGCCGGAAATCCCACAGCACACCGGGCTGCCAGTTCCCCGAGGACTGTGCCTGATTGGCATCCACCGTGATCGTCATCCGGTCGCCCACCGCACCACGCACCGCCTCCACCGTCCGAATGTCGTCTTTCATCTCCGGATGATGCAGCCGCAGCTTGATCGCCTTCCAGCCTTCGTCGGCCAACTTGCCCGCCAGCCGCGCCCGCTCCTCCGGCGTCCCCAGCGCGATCATACTCGCGTAGGGCGTCACTCGCTCCCGCGCCGCGCCCCACAGCTTGTAGAGCGGCTGCCCGCACGCCTTGCCGATAAGGTCCCACAGCGCGATATCGACGCACGCGCCGCCGCGATACGGCATGCCCTGCGCGTAGTAGCGGAGCCGCGCCGTATGCTGCTCCGTATCGAACGGATCCTTGCCGATCAACTGCGCACGCACCGCGCCGAGCAGCCCTTCGTCCACGCCCGGCCCGATCCCGGTCAGCCCCCGGTCCGTCCGGATCTCTACGAACGCCCCGCCGCCTACCGAGAAGCCCATGGACCCACCCGGATTCCAAGCCGGTTCGAGCGTCCCCACGTTCCGCACCAGACGCAGCCTCACATTGCGGATCTCCGTGATCTTCTGCCGCCCCGCCGCCTTCTGCGCCCGCGCCGCGAACGGATGCGCCGCTGCGCCGAACGCTGCGAGAAAGTCCCTGCGTCTCATCGTCGCTCCTTACGCCGCCGTCACCACCGGGTAGACTTTGCGGATCGCGGCGACGATATCCTCCGTGTCCCGCGACGTGAAATGAGGGTCCATCAGCACGCCCCCGAATCGCCCCAGGATGTCGATCGTGCGTGGACACGTCTCCGGACCGTAGCGAATCGCCTTGCCCCGCTCCGTCTGGAACGACGGCCAACCCGCGTTCACAGTCTTCTTCGCCATGATGTGCGGCTGAGTCGGAAGAATCACGCTGCCGCCCGGCCGCGTGCCCGCGATGTTCTCCGCTTTCATCGCTGTGAGGAACCGTTCGCACCGCTCGCGCGTGCCGAAATCGATAAAGACGCCCGTCCCGATCTCACCCTTGGGATCGGGAAGACGGCGGAGCTTCAGCCCCGGTAGATCGCGAATGCCCTCGTAGACGCGCGCTGCG
This DNA window, taken from Bryobacteraceae bacterium, encodes the following:
- a CDS encoding mandelate racemase/muconate lactonizing enzyme family protein, with product MRRRDFLAAFGAAAHPFAARAQKAAGRQKITEIRNVRLRLVRNVGTLEPAWNPGGSMGFSVGGGAFVEIRTDRGLTGIGPGVDEGLLGAVRAQLIGKDPFDTEQHTARLRYYAQGMPYRGGACVDIALWDLIGKACGQPLYKLWGAARERVTPYASMIALGTPEERARLAGKLADEGWKAIKLRLHHPEMKDDIRTVEAVRGAVGDRMTITVDANQAQSSGNWQPGVLWDFRRALETARELEKLGVYWLEEPLPRYEFAQIAELNRQVTMPIAGGENNRGFHEFRQMCELGVYDLLQPEPLVTEGITGLRKIGALAEAFSKRIVPHHAGGNIGTIATLHLTASWPHAPLWEVLHDPPVGSYEHRFAIFAIAPKPGQDGTVPLPQGPGLGVEINPDFIA
- a CDS encoding galactosyldiacylglycerol synthase, with translation MISSSGSSPTRIDLFYVEAGGGHKSAATALKTVIESQGKPWDVRLVNLDHVLGTIDVFRKASGYGVEDIYNLLLKKGWTAAAPYLMPVMHLFIWLLRPIQVRMLAAFFRKDPPRLVVSLIPHFNRSLCQAVARSVRSPFVTILTDFADIPPRVWLERQEQFVICGTEKAVEQARSYGLAPERVFRVSGMILRPSFYDVPPIDRAAERQALGLETDRATALVLFGGEGSRAMIDIARRLGDSGLPLQLILMYGRNEKIGAALRELRLPVPAHVQGFTRDVPRFMQMSDFLIGKPGPGSITEALAMRLPVVVDKNRSTLPQERYNADWLVENRLGMVVREWDDVAPAVRELLAPGVLDDYRTRAAQIENRAVFEIVEILERILG
- the bla gene encoding subclass B3 metallo-beta-lactamase — its product is MRVALLALLALPVVAQRDGWTKPFPAYTIAGNLHYVGTEDLACFLITTPQGHILINTGVDGSVPMIRESMSKLGFKMEDIKILLTMQAHYDHTAGLAGIAKISGAKMYATAADAPILEDGGFSDPAFGGKRSFEPISVARKLKDGDLIKLGGTTLKTILMPGHTKGSVGYSLDVAAAGKKEPILIVNLPSVVMPLVGNKGYPNIVADYRHTFEMLKKLHPGIWVAGHGSQYDMAAKHKAGSFVDPEGYAKAVARMEQLFEERLARESGR
- a CDS encoding PSD1 and planctomycete cytochrome C domain-containing protein is translated as MLAPVLLAFAAADPAVFFEEKIRPMLAARCIGCHGDAKVSGLRLDSREGFLAGGRHGPALVPSDPDGSLFVRAVRRSGELKMPPGEALAASDVANLEEWVKLGAPWPKKELVRATGKITEEQRDWWAFRGLPVAPPQNMARARTLVDSFILTRLQREGIPPAPPADRRTLLRRLSIDLTGLPPTPADTARYESSGDTAAEVDRLLASPHFGERWGRYWLDVARYGEDDVLGLSQEKYPNAWRYRDWVVEAFNRDLPYDVFVQAQLAADQMEGDYGMDLRPALGFLGLGPWQYTVSPPPQARADERHDRVDVVTRGFLGLTVACSRCHDHKFDPITTRDYYGLAGIFGSTEYSEAPLVGPEAVKQHEERVHAVTLAKEAVRDYVKKGQDRVEAILTAQIERYLSGTGGPDENVAARWRRYLERKEFEHPFLPKLAHDPAELARLARAVKTEKAGIDEEKRIAVERSRPPKNAAKTRLPNGYETYDEFCPGCDVVVRAMDRDRYMFWQDLFRDGGVLRPAEAELAPFLSVEERLKLQGLRAEAMAAEAAVGEPYPFLHGVADKARPANLRIAIRGDPYTLGDETPRRFLEVLSPAEPPLFTKGSGRLALARAIASQPLAARVMANRVWFHLFGRGIVNSPSNFGRLGDRPTHRELLDYLAMHLLVGKRSVKSLIREIVLSDTYQRSGAANEQAMEADPANKLYWRHSRRRLDAEALRDSVLAATGGLDLTVGGPSEELGPDMRRRTVYARISRFRLNPALELFDFPSPAISSEKRNVTHVPLQRLYFLNNEFVMRQAEALARSLAGAADPVGEAYSRVFCRPPSGEERRLASEFLTEGSMAQWAQVLLAGNELLFVD
- the hrpB gene encoding ATP-dependent helicase HrpB, with amino-acid sequence MTLPIDAVIGNVQTALRNGPCVVVEAPPGAGKTTRVPPALLEFGGVVVLEPRRLAARLAARRVAAEMGERVGATVGYQVRFEDVSTPSTRLRFLTEGVLTRRMISDPALRGVGVVVLDEFHERHLDGDLALALLRRLQSKRGLKLAVMSATLDGAAVARYLGDCPVVRSEGRLHPIDIRYRPHSPAPLEEQIREALDSLASEGLSGDVLIFLPGAAEIRRAIRACEPLGHKHGIDLAALHGDLSPEEQDRAVSTGPRRKAIFSTNVAESSVTIEGVTAVIDSGLARLARDNPFSGIAALEVARISKSSCEQRAGRAGRVAPGKVIRLYPLEDFVRRPAADTPEIARRELSGLLLDLLSMGHPVDGLPWFEAPPAASVDVARQLLDRLGAPARHRDLARFPAHPRIATLLLDGGRDAVPLAAALSGGDRLETIDALAIADRDLSPGARRLADQFRRLAPRDAALDVPHAVLRAFPDRVARRRDGNEILLCGGGSATLQRDLHAKQRFLVALDVEERRERGLPQVRLAMPIEPDWLLDLFPHRVAESEGAEWNRTAERVESVSQLRYERLVIEEWRSGAVDPEAAAALLAHKAVEAGIERFVDVEALEAFLARRHFAAQHAGIPEPSVEEALRGACIGLRSFAELKQTDLIDAMEVALTHEERRVLDEVAPDRIRLPSGRNARIHYARDKGPWVASRLQDFFGLRETPAVARGAVPLVVHLLAPNQRPVQTTTDLAGFWQRLYPTVRRELMRRYPKHAWPENV